AGATTTAGAAAGAATGGAGAAATTGTCCATATGTGGAAAGTTTCGTTTTGTTAATGTTTAATTGTCATTGAACATGTAAATTAACATGTGATTAACTATCGGCGTTCTCCGGATGGGAGAccctttcttttaaaatttatttagcaAGAGTTTTGACTAatcgggaaaaaaagaaaagaaaaaaatgatgaacttTTTCTAATATCAACAAAAGTATATCATTTAAAGTTAATATcattaaatattcaaaatcCGTACTCTCATTAAAAACAATTTCCCAACAGataatttttgtctaaaaaaaatctcaaattgggaTCTCCATGATAcatttttctcaatcaattttCTTATCTCACAAAATCTCCAATATCTACCTTATAATACATTTACCTCGAACTAttttttgtctcacaaaaaCACGGAAATTAGTACTCCAACCCAAATTTACCCATCCTTAGCATTCTATCAAATATCCCAACAACTATAAGATAAATATAATGTGATGTGGAGGAAGATGGattcaattagaaaatttaCACGTGTTCAAGCATACGCATTTTAATGAATGGCAAATTTGGATTGAAGCATCAGTTTGAATTTTAAGTAGGACAAAAATTAGTTGGGAAAATGTGTTGTGAATACAAGTTTGAGAGTTTCtgtgaagaaaaaattaatttaaaataaatttgtcctAGGGAACGAGGTTCGTTGGAGAAAAATGTGCCATGAAGTACGTTTtcaggattttttatttattttttatttattgtacCATCCCCCTTTGCTATAACCCACGAACTTTATTTGCCAAAGAGAGCCGACACTACAGTGAAAGCAGTGAAAGTGGGGAAGCTTCCCATCCTCTTTTGTCGCGTCCAAGAACTGAGAATAGGACGCATACataatatacatatacatatatatatttatataatgatTAGAATGAGTTTAATAATGATTTTACCATTTCTTTAcgtaaaatagaaaaaaatcaaagaggaGCTGATGATGTCCCTGGAAATTGACTGTttctcttgcttctttctttgacCTCTTGCTTTGCTTAGAGCCGAAGGCTCTTGACCTTTTGATACATCCCTTTGTCTCTTAATTAATCcctgtctctctccctctttcaactccatttcattaattaatttttatttaaattcgaatgattctttattttttattaatttatggaGTGTGCTCTAGCGTTCTTTGCCTTTTGGTCCCCACCAAtcatgggtttttttttttttttacaactgCCAAACCAGCCTAAAGCCCTGATTTTCCAGCTTTTATTCCACTCTTGATGCCCCCAAAAGTCCTTGCACATGAGAGAGTTAGTTGGTGACTTCACTCATTCTCTTCACCTTACCAGTTATCACCGCCATTCTTGGTAATTGCCCTAAGTAAAAATAAGAGACTCTTCGGGTATCTTAAATTACGTGTTATCTCGCTTTTAGCCGAATTTGTAATTCAAGAGTCACTTGGTTGCTCCTGATTCGACAATCATTAATCGTTTTCGAGCAAATATCGGCGATCAACATGATCTTTTCTGAACGAATGTTGGATCGAATATTTATGATGTTCAATATTCAATGGATATTTATTGCGTGCCTGATTTTCATATTCACTTGCCataaatttggccaatttgATGGATATAGGAAGATGAATCGTTCAATGTGGTATTGTTTCCTTGTATTCGAAGCTGCACCATCTCTCTCATCATGATGGGactattaaattaattttttcatgggAGGTATTACTTGGCGAGAGAGGTGATGACAGCTTCTTGACAAAGACAAGAGTTTAAGGGAAATTAAGCAATTCATTAAGAGATGTGTTTGACTGTGATTTATTACCTAATCCAGTGTGGTAATGGGTCAAGAGAGGTGCTTTTGTTTCTTGATGATGTGAGGCAgttcatttataaatttatttcgTATTTAAATGTAACTTTAATGATACGACACTTCACTGTACTAAATGAGTTTCGATGTTCAAGTGAAATGGAAAATTGAATGGGAACCTAATCTCGAGTGAAACGGAAAATTGAAGTGGGAACTTTTCACCACCAAGGAAATTAATATAACTGGGATtttgacaaaatcaaaattcaaaataacttgGAGGAATCAATCAACACCGTTCAAAtcactctttttttaattttatttttaaatcccAATTTCCTACACTCGGAAAAGAAATCTCATGCAAGTTATCAATCAATAGTTTACGAATTAGTTGGACAAGCTTGAAAGCAACCTCGTTTTGCTTTTTGGCCGTTCGCTTTGAGTTATTGATGTGGGGGCTTATTTGGTAAATAGGCATTCAATCAACGTCAAACGTCAAAATTCAATGCGGTAGAGATGCAATTTCAACAatctaatgaaaattaaaaataataaaataaaaaagtgtaaTTCCCATGAGTCGATGTGAGAAAATCAAATTACCAACCTTTTGCTGAaatctatattattatttaaaatttaaaagaattcaaaaattgatgTATCGTCTTATATATATCTCTATTAAATATTGAATAGTTGTAGATGTAAAAGTCAAACTGGACCAACgcaacatttggaaaaaaagaagaagagaaagagagtaaatgataaaaaagaaattgaacatcctcgatatatatatatatatataattcttaCGGTAGCCCTTCATAAACAAATTTCTGTATGACTCAATCAGTCAATCTGTCCTATCCttccacccccaaaaaaaaaaaaaaaaaaaaacttttttaattaaactaataatctaaatttgatatcGAGGGGCGAAATTCCGATAACGCCCTCCGTGATCTCCATCTTCCTcccccttctttctctctctacacctGCTCTGCTCTGTGTAAATAGTCcaccttccttctctctctctctctctctgcatccAGCAATGGCTCACCTCTTCAGAGATCTCTCTCTGGGCCAGTCCAAGAGGGAGCCATTCAAGCCCCTCCCCTCTCCGCCCCCgccccctccgccgccgccgcccccgccgccgcatTGCCCTCCCCGCTCGGTCAGCTCGACGCCGCCCGCCTCACCGACGCCGACCTCCGCCTCACCGCCTTCGAGATCTTCGCCGCCGCGTGCCGCACCTCCTCCTCCAAGCCCCCTCGCCAACGCCcacgcctccgccgccgccgccgcggcccaCTCCGACTCGCCGGCGGCGGCCCACGGCAACGCGTCGAACTCGCCGGGCTCCCCGGCGCTGCAGCGATCGATCACCTCGGCGGCCGCGAGCAAGATGAAGAAGGCGCTGGGGCTGAAATCCCcggctcgggctcgggctccAGGAGGAGCCCCGGGTCGGGCTCGGGCCCCGGGAAGCCGAAGAAGCCGGTGACCGTGGGTGAGCTGATGAGGAACCAGATGAGGGTCCCGGAGAGCGTGGATTCTAGGGTCCGGAGAGCGCTTCTGAGGATATCAGCTGGGCAGGtgaattttgggtttttcgAAATTTCGGTGATTTCCTCTAAATGTGTGCTCCTGGTTGATGAATGATGTGCAAATTGCGTTTTTCAGCGGCTGATTTGAGTGTGATTGTGCTTAATTGGGTTGATCTGGTGTTGGGTGTCTTTAGTGGTAGGTTGGAATTTTGATGGTTTTTGTATGATTTGGTCAAATCACAGTGATAATCTCGAATTAGCAAATTCGGCGTAATGGAGATCGTTGGTCACTATTCCATGCTACTTATGTAGTTGTCGAATATTGAATATGATGATCTAGTGTCGGTTTGAGAGTTCatggattttgatttgatggttTTTGTACTTTGATCTTTTGAAGGGAATCGAGTTTTCGCAGAAAGACTCGATTTTGCACAAGACAGAATGGTGTGACGGGCTTGGTTCTGTATTCGGTTCCAGCAAGCATCCTATTTTGACAAACTAGAagacggttttttttttcctcactgTGAATTCGTGTATTTCATCAGTTTTCTCTGAAGATTCTTGCTTACTTTTTCATTTACTTAGGtactaattattattttgtgtAATGTAGGCTTAGCTACTGTTCAAGGAAAAACGAAGATAGTTTAACCGAATAAGAGTTGAAAATTCTTGTCCTATGTGGTGGCGTTTACCAAATACCTTCTTATTTGCTTCTAGTCTGTCTTGACTTTgtcctctttttatttatttatttatttattggaagaTAATTTGCTTCACATGTGCTCCTTTGGTAATTGATCAATTGTTTAGCTTCCGTTGCTTGGCTGTTATGGTGTGATTCTGTGGGCATGATAATAGCTCATAATTTCTGGTCACTTGGTGACAATTTATTTCCATCCCTTTcatcttgatttcctttccttGGGAGGGACATGCGTGCACATCCATATCTATGATTATAGGgcttatttttcaaatgatatatGGGACAACTCTTTTCCATCCATATTTTGATGTGACCAGCAACAAATTCATATATTCAAGCATCTACTTCTGTTGCAGGTCGGACGACGGATTGAATCAGTGGTCGTACCGTTAGAATTATTGCAGCAGCTCAAAAATTCGGATTTTACTGATCAACAAGAATATGATGCCTGGCAGAAGAGAACCCTAAAAGTTCTTGAGGCTGGTCTCCTTATATATCCCCGTGTTCCACTGGACAAGTCAAACATGACTGCACAGCGTCTCCGACAAATAATTAATGCAGCATTTGATAGGCCCTTAGAAACAGGGAGGAATAATGAATCTATGCAAGTTCTTCGTAGCGCTGTGACTTCTCTTGCTGCAAGAACTGTTGATGGGTCTCTTGATTCTTGTCACTGGGCAGATGGGATTCCTCTAAATCTTCGACTGTATGAAATGCTTCTAGAAGCTTGCTTTGATGTTAATGATGAAACTTCTATCATCGAGGAATTTGATGAGCTTATGGAGCAGATAAAAAAGACATGGGGAATCCTTGGAATCAACCAAATGCTGCACAATATTTGCTTTACATGGGTTCTTTTTCACCGTTTTGTGGCAACTGGACAGGTGGAAATTGACTTGCTTTATGCTGCTGATACTGAGCTTGCTGAAGTTGCTAAAGATGCCAAAGCAACAAAGGATCCGGAGTATTCCAAGATTTTGAGCTCTACATTGACATCAATATTAGGCTGGGCAGAGAAAAGACTTCTTGCTTATCATGACACATTTGATAGGGGTAACATTGAGGCGATGCAGGGTATTGTCTCTCTTGGTGTTGTGGCAGCTAGAATTTTAGTTgaagatatttcaaatgagTATCGCCGGAGGAGGAAAGCAGAAGTTGATGTAGCTCGCAGCAGGATCGATACTTACATTAGGTCATCATTGCGCACTGCTTTTGCTCAGGCAAGtttcataaattataatttgcTTCAGGGCATGTCCAATATATAGAAGGCTGATATTTGATCAAAATCTATCATCTTTCATTGCTCTAAAGCTATACTATATTGTCACTTGACATGGCATGGAGACATTGGACTTAAGTTCAGGATACTTTTACCACACATGCTTGAGATGCTGGCTGTTTGATATCGACGAAATTTATTGTATCAATCATAAGAGGAAGTTATACAGAATCTAATTGTCCGTCCCTTAGAAGCAATAGATATTGATCgcttaaaaaaaaagtaggacaaaagaaaatcttCGTATAGCTTTATAATAATCTTTTGACTTGTAGGGCTATATTCTTGTGCATCTGTGACATGAATCGTGTTGATTCTGTTGCAGAGAATGGAGAAAGCAGATTCAAGCAGGAGAGCCTCAAAAGGGCATTCTAATCCTCTTCCAGTGCTTGCTATCCTTGCAAAGATGTGGGTGAACTGGCAGTTAATGAGAAGGAGATTTTCAGTCCCATACTGAAGAAGTGGCATCCTTTTGCAGCAGGGGTTGCGGTTGCCACACTTCATGCTTGTTATGGAAATGAGCTAAAGCAATTCATATCTGGTTTAACTGAGTTGACACCAGATGCTGTTCTGGTGCTGAGAGCAGCGGATAAGCTGGAAAAGGATCTGGTGCAAATTGCTG
This genomic stretch from Eucalyptus grandis isolate ANBG69807.140 chromosome 3, ASM1654582v1, whole genome shotgun sequence harbors:
- the LOC104437782 gene encoding LOW QUALITY PROTEIN: protein unc-13 homolog (The sequence of the model RefSeq protein was modified relative to this genomic sequence to represent the inferred CDS: inserted 2 bases in 2 codons; deleted 3 bases in 2 codons); this translates as MAHLFRDLSLGQSKREPQAPPLSAPAPSAAAAPAAALPSPLGQLDAARLTDADLRLTAFEIFAAACRTSSSKPLANAHASAAAAAAHSDSPAAAHGNASNSPGSPALQRSITSAAASKMKKALGLKSPAXGSGSRRSPGSGSGPGKPKKPVTVGELMRNQMRVPESVDSRVRRALLRISAGQVGRRIESVVVPLELLQQLKNSDFTDQQEYDAWQKRTLKVLEAGLLIYPRVPLDKSNMTAQRLRQIINAAFDRPLETGRNNESMQVLRSAVTSLAARTVDGSLDSCHWADGIPLNLRLYEMLLEACFDVNDETSIIEEFDELMEQIKKTWGILGINQMLHNICFTWVLFHRFVATGQVEIDLLYAADTELAEVAKDAKATKDPEYSKILSSTLTSILGWAEKRLLAYHDTFDRGNIEAMQGIVSLGVVAARILVEDISNEYRRRRKAEVDVARSRIDTYIRSSLRTAFAQRMEKADSSRRASKGHSNPLPVLAILXKDVGELAVNEKEIFSPILKKWHPFAAGVAVATLHACYGNELKQFISGLTELTPDAVLVLRAADKLEKDLVQIAVEDSVDCDDGGKAIIREMPPFEAEAAIANLVKAWMKTRIDRLKEWVDRTLQQETWTPQANKEEMAPSAVEVLRIIDETLDAYFQLPIPMHPALLPDLMTGLDKCLQYYVTKAKSGCGSRNTYVPTMPALTRCSVGSKFQGFGKKKDKSPSIQKRNSQVATMNGDKSFGVSQLCLRVNTLQLIWLELEVVEKRVITHLRNSESANTEDFSNGLGKKFELSPPACSEGIQQLCEAVAYKIVFHDLSHVLWDGLYLGEVSSSRIEPFLQELEKYLMIIADTVHERVRTRIITCVMKASFDGFLLVLLAGGPSRAFSKQESPTIEDDFKALKDLFWANGDGLPAELIDKASATARSILPLFRTDTESLIERFRRTTLETYGSSAKSRLPLPATSGQWNPTEPNTILRVLCYRNDEAAAKFLKKTYNLPTKL